The DNA window GGGCGGTTGGGATAGCGCTGGCTCTGGCAGTAGACGCCGTGCTGGCCCACCAGGGTGAGGGCGTCGGTGAGCAGGTCGAGGGTGACCGCTAGGCGCCCCCGCGATACCCCCATCATGAACTCGTGGCGCTCCAATTCTTCCCGCTTTTCATCGAAGACGGACATGCGGGGATTGTACGCGAGGGCGGTCCGGCGCTAAACTTTTCTCAGACCTCATTCGCGGGAGGGACCCCATGCCCCGCTACGAATATCTCTGCCTGGACTGCAAGAAGCCCTTCGAAAAGATCCTGACCCTTGCGGAGCACGAGAAGGAGCAGAAGCTGGTCTGCCCCCACTGCGGCTCCCAGAAGGTGGCCCAGCAGGCCACCCCTTTCTTCGCGGTGACCTCGCGCAAGGCCGCGTGAGCGCAGAGAGTTCTTAACCACGAAGGACACGAAGGAGCACGAAGGAAGGCGGATCCGTCGGCCTCGTCTCCCTTCGTGAACCTTCGTGCCCTTCGTAGTTAGGGGTTCTAGTCCGCGGCGGCGGGCTTGGCTTCGGGCTTCCAGCGCAGCACCGGCTTGCGTGCCGCCTGCACCTCGTCGAGCCGCGAGACCCGGGTGGTGTGCGGCGCCTCCTGCACCAGCTTGGGCGAGCGCTCACACTCTTCCGCGATCGCCTTCATGGCGTCCACGAACAGGTCCAGCTCCTCCAGCGACTCGCTCTCCGTGGGCTCGATCATGAGCGCGCCGTGCACGATCAGCGGGAACGATACGGTGTAGGGGTGGAAGCCGTAGTCGATCAGGCGCTTGGCGATGTCCCCGGTCTTGACTCCGGACTTCCCCTGCAGCTTGTCGCTGAAGACCACCTCGTGCATGGTGGGCGTGGCGTAGGGCAGGTCGTACACGCCCTCCAGCTTCTTGCGCACGTAGTTGGCGTTGAGCACCGCGTCCTCGGTGGTCTGGCGCAGGCCCTCAGGGCCGTTGGCCATGATGTAGGCGAGCGCGCGGATGTGCATCCCGAAGTTGCCGTAGAAAGCGCGCACCCGTCCCACCGACTGCGGGCGGTTGTATTCGAAGCCCATGAGCCCGTCGGGACGGGTGACGATCACCGGCACCGGCAGGAAGGGCTCCAGCGCCTGCTTGCACAGCACCGGGCCCGAGCCCGGGCCGCCTCCGCCGTGGGGCGTGGAGAAGGTCTTGTGCAGGTTCAGGTGCATGACGTCCACGCCGAAGTCGCCGGGACGCGCCTTGCCCACCAGCGCGTTCATGTTGGCGCCGTCCATGTAGAGCAGCCCGCCCTTGGCGTGCAGGATGTCGGCGATCTTGTGGATCTCCTGCTCGAACACCCCCAGGGTATTGGGATTGGTGAGCATGAGCGCGGCCACGTCCTCGTTCATCTGCGCCTCGAGCGCGCCCAGGTCGACCATGCCGGCGGCGTTGGACTTCAGGTTCTCCACCGTATAGCCGCTCATGGTGACGGTGGCGGGGTTGGTGCCGTGCGCCGAGTCCGGGATGAGCACCTTCTTGCGCGGATTGCCCTTCGACTGCAGGTAAGCGCGCGCCAGCAGGATGCCGGTGAACTCCCCGTGCGCGCCCGCGGCCGGCTGCAGCGTGACCGCGTCCATGCCGCAGATCTCCAGCAGGCACTTCGACAGCACCTTCAGGATGAGCAGCGCTCCCTGCGAGATGCGCTCCGGCTGGTAGGGATGCCCATTGGCCAGGCCCTCCAGCCGCGCCACCGCCTCATTCACCCGCGGGTTGTACTTCATGGTGCAGGAGCCCAGCGGATACATGCCCGTGTCCACACCGTAGTTCCAGGTGGAGAGGCGGGTGAAGTGGCGGATGATCTCGATCTCGCTGACCTCGGGCATGGCGCCCAGGTCGGCGCGCGCCGCCGCCCCCAGCAGCTTCTGCGGGTCGGCCTCGGGGACGTCCAGCGGCGGCAGCATCCACGCCGCCTTCCCCGGAGACGACTTCTCGAAGATCAGCCCTTCGTTCTGGTTCACGTGCTCGGTGGCCTTGCGGATGCGGTCTTTCATTCCGTCACCGCCTTCACCGCTGCGTCGATGGCCGCTCGCGTGGTCATCTCGGTGCAGCACCACAGGGCCGCGTTGCCCAGCTCGGGATAGAACTTCTGCAGTGGAAAGCCGCCCACGATCCTCTGGTCGAGCAGGCGGCTGTTGATGGCATGCGGGTCTTCCTTGGTCTGGACCACGAACTCGTTGAAGCGGGGCGCGCTGCCGAACAGCACCTTGGCCTTCTTCCCGAACTCGCCCGCGGCGTAGGCGGCCTTGGCCAGGTTCTGTTTGGCCAGTTCCTTCAACCCCTCGCGCCCGTAGATGGTCATGAAGATGTTGGCCATCAGCGCCACCAGCGCCTGGTTGGTGCAGATGTTCGAGGTCGCCTTCTCCCGCCGGATGTGCTGCTCGCGGGTGGAGAGGGTCAGGCAGAAGCCGCGCTTCCCTTCCCGGTCCACGGTCTGGCCTACCAGCCGCCCCGGGATCTGGCGCACGAACTTTTCCTTGGTGGCGATCACGCCGGCGTAGGGCCCGCCGAAACCCAGGGGGATGCCGAAGGACTGCGCCTCCATGCACACGATGTCGGCCTCCGCCGGCGGCTTCACGATGCCCAGCGAGACCGCCTCCGCGATGGAGACCACCAGCAGCGCGCCCTTCCTATGGGCGATGTCGGCGGCGGCGGCCACGTCCTCGATGGTGCCAAAAAAGTTGGGCGACTGGACGACCACGCACGCCGTCTCCTCCGTCACCGCTTTTTCCAGCGCCGCCAGGTCCACGCGGCCGTTCTCGCCGAACCCAGCGAGCGAGACCGGCAGGCCCTGGTGCTGGGTGTAGGTGGCCAGCACCTCGCGGTACTCAGGATGGAGCGAGCGAGCGATGACCGCGCGATGGCGCCCGGTGGCGCGCGCCGCCATCATCACCGACTCGGGCACGGCGGTCGAGCCGTCGTACATGGAGGCGTTGGCCACCTCCATGCCGGTCAGTTCGCAGATCATGCTCTGGAACTCGAAGATGGCCTGCAGCGTGCCCTGCGAGACCTCCGCCTGGTAGGGCGTATAGGCGGTGAAGAACTCGCCGCGCGAGATGAGCGCGTCGATCACCACCGGGCGGTAGTGCTGGTAGGCGCCCGCGCCCAGGAACAGGGTGTAGCCGGCGGCGTTGTCGGTGGAGCGCTGCCGGAAGTAGTCCACGATCTCGCTCTCGGCGAAGGCGCGCGGGATGTTCAGGTCGCCCTTCAGCCGGTATTCGGCGGGGATGGGCGCGAACAGGTCGTCGATGCTGCGCGCACCCATCTCGCGCAACATCGCGGCGCGCTCGGCGGAAGACTTGGGAAGATAGCGCATGAATTTATTGATTTTCTGATTTATTGATTGATTTCGCCGCCGCCTGTTAGCCCGGCAATCAGCAAATCAATAAATCAATAAATGAATAAATCGCCTAGTGTTCCTCTGTCACGAACTTCTCGTACTCCTCGGCGCTGAGCAGGTTGTTCAGTTCGGCGGCGTCCTTGAGCGTGATCTTGATCATCCAGGCGGCATGCGCGTCCTGGTTGATCTTCTCCGGCGCGGTGTTCAGCTCCTCGTTGACCGCGGTGACCGTGCCCGAGGCCGGGGCATAGAGTTCAGAGACCGCCTTCACCGACTCCACCGTGCCGAAGCTCTTGCCGGCGGCGACTTCCGCGCCCGGCTTGGGCAATTCCACGAACACGATGTCGCCCAGCGCCTCCTGGGCGTGGTGGGTGATGCCGACCGTCCCGGTCGTGCCCTCCACCTTGATCCACTCGTGTTCCTTCGTGTACTTGAGCTCTTTGGGATACGCCATCCGCTTCTTCTCCCAACCACCACTCTCTGGAATTGTCATCCCGAGCGGACTTCCGCCCGCGAGGGATCTGCAGTTCTCAAAAAGCCACCTACTTCTTCGGCCGCTTATAGAACGGCGTGGGCACCACCTGTGCCTTCACGCCCTGCCCGCGGATCTCCACCAGCACCGTCCTCCCCACCTCCGCCATCGCCGGCGGCAGGTAGCCGAGCGCGATGTTCTTCTTGAGGTAGGGCGCGTAGGAGCCGCTGGTGACGTAGCCGATCTCCCGCCCGTGGTCGTCGCGCAGTTTGTAGCCATCGCGGGCGATGCCACGCTCCACCATCTCCAGCCCCACCAGGGTGCGCAGCACGCCCTCCGCCTTCTGTCGCTCCAGCGCGGCTTTCCCGATGAACTCCGGCTTCTCCAGCTTGCAGAAGCGGTCCAGACACGCCTCCCAGACGGTGATGGAATCGG is part of the Terriglobales bacterium genome and encodes:
- a CDS encoding FmdB family zinc ribbon protein, giving the protein MPRYEYLCLDCKKPFEKILTLAEHEKEQKLVCPHCGSQKVAQQATPFFAVTSRKAA
- the gcvPB gene encoding aminomethyl-transferring glycine dehydrogenase subunit GcvPB, which gives rise to MKDRIRKATEHVNQNEGLIFEKSSPGKAAWMLPPLDVPEADPQKLLGAAARADLGAMPEVSEIEIIRHFTRLSTWNYGVDTGMYPLGSCTMKYNPRVNEAVARLEGLANGHPYQPERISQGALLILKVLSKCLLEICGMDAVTLQPAAGAHGEFTGILLARAYLQSKGNPRKKVLIPDSAHGTNPATVTMSGYTVENLKSNAAGMVDLGALEAQMNEDVAALMLTNPNTLGVFEQEIHKIADILHAKGGLLYMDGANMNALVGKARPGDFGVDVMHLNLHKTFSTPHGGGGPGSGPVLCKQALEPFLPVPVIVTRPDGLMGFEYNRPQSVGRVRAFYGNFGMHIRALAYIMANGPEGLRQTTEDAVLNANYVRKKLEGVYDLPYATPTMHEVVFSDKLQGKSGVKTGDIAKRLIDYGFHPYTVSFPLIVHGALMIEPTESESLEELDLFVDAMKAIAEECERSPKLVQEAPHTTRVSRLDEVQAARKPVLRWKPEAKPAAAD
- the gcvPA gene encoding aminomethyl-transferring glycine dehydrogenase subunit GcvPA; translation: MRYLPKSSAERAAMLREMGARSIDDLFAPIPAEYRLKGDLNIPRAFAESEIVDYFRQRSTDNAAGYTLFLGAGAYQHYRPVVIDALISRGEFFTAYTPYQAEVSQGTLQAIFEFQSMICELTGMEVANASMYDGSTAVPESVMMAARATGRHRAVIARSLHPEYREVLATYTQHQGLPVSLAGFGENGRVDLAALEKAVTEETACVVVQSPNFFGTIEDVAAAADIAHRKGALLVVSIAEAVSLGIVKPPAEADIVCMEAQSFGIPLGFGGPYAGVIATKEKFVRQIPGRLVGQTVDREGKRGFCLTLSTREQHIRREKATSNICTNQALVALMANIFMTIYGREGLKELAKQNLAKAAYAAGEFGKKAKVLFGSAPRFNEFVVQTKEDPHAINSRLLDQRIVGGFPLQKFYPELGNAALWCCTEMTTRAAIDAAVKAVTE
- the gcvH gene encoding glycine cleavage system protein GcvH, whose protein sequence is MAYPKELKYTKEHEWIKVEGTTGTVGITHHAQEALGDIVFVELPKPGAEVAAGKSFGTVESVKAVSELYAPASGTVTAVNEELNTAPEKINQDAHAAWMIKITLKDAAELNNLLSAEEYEKFVTEEH